The genomic segment TACTTAAGAATTTATTTAGAAAACGGACATTCAACTTTAGGAAGAATTGTTGTGCCTTTAAAGTTTAGATCGAACAATTATGGGAAAATGTTAGTTCAAGCAGGAATTGATGCTTGTTTAGAAAAATACCCTGATTTAGAACTTGAAATACATGCTCGAGATTATTTAAAAAGATTTTATGAGTCTTTAGGGTTTGTATCAACTTCAGAACCACATATGTTTGATGGTGCACCACATAGATTTATGAAAATGGATTATTCTAAAAACCAAAAATTAAAAACAAAATAAAAAGAGGTATTATGCCAACACCATTAGCTTATTTATTAAGACCAAAAACAACTAAAGATATTATTGGTCAAACTCATTTATTGGCCAAAGATGGATTGGTTGAAAGAATGATTAAAAATGATTTTACATCATCACTAATTTTTTATGGTCCAAGTGGAACTGGAAAAACTTCTTTTGCTATAGCTTTATGCAATGACTTAAAAATTGAATTTGATACGTTTAATGCAAGTTTTGAAAAAAAAGAAAAGTTAACTAGTATTTTAAATAAAGCGTTATCTTCAAAAAGATTTGTATTAATAATCGATGAAATTCACCGATTAAATAAAGATAAACAAGATATATTATTAAGTTATATGGAAAATGGAAATATTATATTATATTCAACAACTACTGAAAACCCATATTTTGTAATTAACCCAGCTCTTAGAAGTAGAGCTAATATTTTAGAATTAAAAAGAGTTGATCCTTTTGAATCATTTGAAT from the Entomoplasma ellychniae genome contains:
- a CDS encoding GNAT family N-acetyltransferase; this translates as MKKQIKTYNELTPKEIWDIFKLRTEVFNVEQQFIISDIDENDLISHHLTFRNEDDELIAYLRIYLENGHSTLGRIVVPLKFRSNNYGKMLVQAGIDACLEKYPDLELEIHARDYLKRFYESLGFVSTSEPHMFDGAPHRFMKMDYSKNQKLKTK